The following are encoded in a window of Emcibacter sp. SYSU 3D8 genomic DNA:
- a CDS encoding response regulator, translating into MQLKGAAILVVDDEPALQKIFADWVRREGATVYSASNGAEALEVAQAHHIDLVLSDVRMPVMDGIALAKRLKEVERYTIKVIFVSGFADLSDREAFDLGVEEFLHKPIRRKPLIAKLQQCLADREELWSEPHDIPAEQTLRQKFPSLSDALERHMIGFGRGGFCMRIDQPVQDDMELNLDLEFEADAHALRGQGVVRWTSNGEGLCGIELLYLDQADRRWVLELTRENSSRSFIPARPVSAQ; encoded by the coding sequence AATTCTGGTCGTCGATGATGAACCGGCATTGCAGAAAATTTTCGCTGACTGGGTCAGGCGCGAGGGCGCGACGGTATACTCGGCGTCGAACGGCGCGGAGGCCCTGGAGGTTGCGCAGGCGCACCACATTGATCTGGTGTTGTCCGACGTCAGAATGCCGGTAATGGATGGTATAGCGCTCGCGAAACGTCTCAAGGAAGTCGAGCGGTATACGATCAAGGTGATTTTCGTCTCGGGTTTTGCCGATCTTTCCGACCGCGAAGCGTTCGACCTGGGTGTCGAGGAGTTTCTGCACAAGCCGATCAGGCGCAAGCCCCTGATCGCCAAGCTTCAGCAGTGCCTGGCGGACCGCGAGGAACTCTGGAGCGAGCCCCATGACATTCCGGCAGAGCAGACCTTACGGCAGAAATTCCCGAGTCTTTCGGACGCCCTTGAGCGGCATATGATCGGCTTCGGGCGAGGCGGTTTCTGCATGCGGATCGACCAGCCTGTCCAGGACGACATGGAACTGAATCTGGATCTGGAGTTCGAGGCCGACGCTCATGCGCTTCGTGGCCAGGGCGTCGTGCGATGGACATCAAACGGCGAGGGACTTTGCGGAATCGAACTGTTGTATCTCGACCAGGCCGACAGGCGTTGGGTGCTGGAACTGACGCGCGAGAACTCGTCACGGTCGTTCATCCCAGCCCGCCCGGTATCGGCACAATAG
- a CDS encoding CoA transferase — protein MAEPKRGPLDGVRVVDMSTVLLGPYAGQIMGDLGADVIRVESPKADMTRWAGPSAHRGFSPIFMNCNRNKRSLCLDLKKDGAFEALVEIIRTADVFLHNVRLEAVERLGLGYDAVRAIKPDIVYVHCVGFGSEGAYAGRPAYDDIVQAAAGAVSLNRLIDPDEEPRYIATLAADKTTGLHAAYATLAALFHRERTGEGQFVEVPMLESFTSFLMIEHMNGHTWEPPQGDYGYHRIININRKPYRTKDGFICIMPYSTDQWRAALRLGGIPIADDDPRLQTMGGLARHFRELYGLLADVTGTRTSDEWMTLLSDLDIPVMRVNQVEDLKTEEHLSSVDFFEQREHPSEGIWRSMRQPVKFSATPASVRRDPPGLGEHNRELLLEAGMSPDRIAQLEASGALHHLAPTD, from the coding sequence ATGGCCGAACCCAAGCGCGGGCCGCTGGACGGTGTCCGGGTGGTTGACATGTCGACGGTGCTGCTCGGGCCCTATGCCGGGCAGATCATGGGCGATCTGGGTGCCGATGTGATCCGGGTGGAATCGCCCAAGGCGGACATGACACGCTGGGCCGGCCCGTCGGCCCATCGGGGATTCTCGCCCATCTTCATGAACTGCAACCGCAACAAGCGGTCGCTGTGTCTCGACCTGAAGAAGGACGGCGCCTTCGAGGCGCTGGTCGAAATCATCCGGACCGCCGATGTGTTTCTGCACAATGTCCGGCTTGAGGCTGTCGAGCGCCTGGGTCTCGGCTATGACGCCGTCCGCGCCATCAAGCCCGACATCGTCTACGTCCATTGCGTCGGCTTCGGCAGCGAGGGCGCCTATGCGGGCCGCCCGGCCTATGATGACATCGTTCAGGCGGCCGCCGGCGCGGTCAGCCTCAACCGGCTGATCGACCCGGACGAGGAGCCGCGCTACATCGCGACGCTGGCGGCCGACAAGACCACCGGCCTGCACGCCGCCTACGCCACGCTCGCCGCCCTGTTCCACCGCGAACGTACCGGCGAGGGGCAGTTCGTCGAGGTGCCCATGCTGGAGAGCTTCACGTCGTTCCTGATGATCGAACACATGAATGGGCATACCTGGGAGCCGCCGCAGGGCGATTACGGCTATCACCGGATCATCAACATCAACCGCAAGCCGTACCGGACGAAGGACGGGTTTATCTGCATCATGCCGTATTCGACCGACCAGTGGCGCGCTGCGCTGCGGCTCGGCGGTATTCCCATTGCCGACGACGACCCGCGCCTTCAGACCATGGGCGGTCTCGCCCGGCATTTCCGCGAACTCTACGGCCTGCTGGCCGACGTCACCGGGACCCGGACCAGCGACGAATGGATGACGCTGCTGTCCGATCTGGACATACCGGTGATGCGGGTGAACCAGGTCGAGGATTTGAAGACCGAGGAGCATCTTTCGAGCGTCGACTTCTTCGAACAGCGCGAGCATCCGTCGGAAGGCATCTGGCGGTCGATGCGCCAGCCGGTAAAGTTTTCGGCGACGCCCGCCTCGGTCCGCAGGGACCCGCCCGGCCTTGGAGAGCACAACCGTGAGTTGTTGCTGGAGGCGGGCATGTCACCGGACCGGATTGCCCAACTCGAGGCGTCAGGCGCCCTGCATCATCTGGCGCCCACGGATTGA
- a CDS encoding EthD domain-containing protein: MIKTFGMLHKRGDITQEQFHAHWRGPHADHAVKLVPVMRRYVQNHRAAKPYPGFQPPSDGCPEVWLDSLESAQRLTSMPEYMTGAFIDEPAFMRVRSDGVLVHEKVMIEGPRLARDARPVKVLYFLKRNPRVSHAAFREFWLERDAPMFSGGKHLQRWVKSPVVGEAYVGTEPLYDGVEELWWADSAAQEQDASAPADRTVENFVDRSATRAMFVDENRVVWEG; the protein is encoded by the coding sequence ATGATCAAGACTTTCGGAATGCTGCACAAACGCGGCGATATCACCCAGGAGCAGTTCCACGCCCACTGGCGCGGACCCCATGCCGACCACGCGGTGAAGCTGGTACCGGTGATGCGACGCTACGTGCAAAATCACCGTGCCGCCAAACCCTATCCGGGGTTCCAGCCACCCTCCGACGGTTGCCCGGAAGTGTGGCTCGATTCGCTGGAATCGGCGCAACGCCTGACCTCCATGCCCGAGTACATGACCGGCGCCTTCATCGACGAGCCGGCATTCATGCGAGTTCGCTCGGACGGCGTGCTGGTCCACGAGAAGGTGATGATCGAAGGCCCCAGGCTGGCCAGGGATGCCCGCCCGGTGAAGGTCCTGTACTTCCTGAAGCGGAACCCCAGGGTTAGTCACGCCGCGTTCCGGGAATTCTGGCTGGAGCGCGACGCCCCGATGTTCTCCGGCGGCAAGCACCTGCAGCGTTGGGTAAAGTCGCCGGTCGTTGGCGAGGCCTATGTGGGCACCGAACCGCTCTACGACGGCGTCGAGGAACTGTGGTGGGCCGATAGCGCCGCCCAGGAACAGGACGCCAGCGCCCCCGCCGACCGTACCGTCGAGAACTTCGTCGACCGCAGCGCAACCCGCGCCATGTTCGTCGACGAGAACCGGGTGGTCTGGGAGGGTTGA
- a CDS encoding MFS transporter, producing MSNSDTAAKPREPLSKKTIFFYGLTDMPVMMALIPLAVFLPNFYTSDLKLDLVMVANVLLVTRLLDLLVDPVIGWLSDRSQSRWGRRRPWILASAPVLAISFYMLFLPPPDATIWYLTGWIMLMWIGWSMLLIPYYAWAAELTEDFHERSVVTGWRSMAGVVGQLLAQTLPVFALLVFGYGGTGETLKLVGIMVVVLVPVCILLTVTQVPEKQNYVRSVMPLSKGIKLMFANGPFLRLVLAFLVAFTALSITTTLYLFYIRHVVGEEKMGIYMLMAFYICNMAAVPFWVWLSRHVGKHKAWIFSFVLISLANPFYMLLGPGDFWWMLPMTMASGIAAGAFAALPNSMKADVIDVDSLRSGEDRAALYFSVWSVAQKAASSFAAWLALMGLAWFGFDPKVFTNGPDQIEGLKIMFALVPSIFFLGAGLVAWRYPITEKVHADVRAQLEERRRMVPAVAE from the coding sequence ATGTCGAATTCGGATACTGCGGCGAAGCCGCGCGAGCCACTGAGCAAGAAGACGATCTTTTTTTACGGGCTCACCGACATGCCGGTGATGATGGCGCTGATACCGCTGGCCGTATTCCTGCCCAACTTCTACACCAGCGACCTGAAACTCGATCTTGTGATGGTGGCCAACGTGCTGCTCGTCACCAGGCTGCTCGACCTGCTGGTCGATCCGGTCATCGGCTGGCTGAGCGACAGGAGCCAGTCTCGCTGGGGCCGCAGGCGTCCCTGGATCCTGGCGTCCGCGCCGGTCCTCGCCATCTCGTTCTACATGCTCTTCCTGCCGCCGCCCGATGCGACCATCTGGTATCTGACCGGCTGGATCATGCTGATGTGGATCGGCTGGTCCATGCTGCTGATCCCCTATTATGCCTGGGCGGCCGAGTTGACGGAGGATTTCCACGAGCGGTCGGTCGTCACCGGCTGGCGCTCCATGGCGGGCGTCGTCGGCCAGCTCCTCGCACAGACGTTGCCGGTCTTCGCGCTGCTCGTCTTCGGTTACGGAGGCACCGGCGAAACCCTCAAGCTGGTCGGCATCATGGTGGTGGTGCTGGTGCCGGTCTGCATCCTGCTGACGGTCACCCAGGTTCCCGAAAAGCAGAATTACGTCCGCTCCGTCATGCCCCTGAGCAAGGGCATTAAGCTGATGTTCGCCAATGGTCCGTTCCTTCGGCTCGTGCTGGCTTTTCTGGTCGCTTTCACCGCGCTTTCGATCACCACGACGCTCTATCTGTTCTACATCCGGCATGTGGTCGGTGAAGAGAAAATGGGCATCTACATGCTCATGGCATTCTACATCTGCAACATGGCGGCGGTGCCGTTCTGGGTCTGGCTGTCGCGCCATGTGGGCAAGCACAAGGCATGGATCTTCAGCTTCGTGCTGATCAGCCTGGCCAATCCATTCTACATGCTGCTGGGCCCCGGAGATTTCTGGTGGATGCTGCCCATGACCATGGCCTCGGGTATTGCCGCAGGCGCATTCGCTGCGCTGCCGAATTCCATGAAGGCCGATGTCATCGACGTGGATTCGCTGCGCAGCGGCGAGGACCGGGCGGCGCTGTATTTCTCGGTCTGGTCTGTCGCGCAGAAGGCGGCATCGTCGTTCGCCGCCTGGCTGGCGCTGATGGGGCTGGCGTGGTTCGGTTTCGATCCGAAAGTGTTCACCAACGGGCCCGATCAGATCGAAGGCCTGAAGATCATGTTTGCGCTGGTGCCGTCGATCTTCTTCCTGGGCGCGGGCCTGGTTGCCTGGCGCTACCCGATCACCGAGAAGGTGCACGCCGATGTGCGCGCCCAACTCGAGGAACGCCGCCGGATGGTGCCGGCGGTCGCTGAATAG
- a CDS encoding SDR family oxidoreductase: MAGRVEGKVCIVTGGAMGLGESDCRLLAREGGKVIVADIADEKGKALAAEIGAEYYHLDVTKEANWVTFLAHVKDRYGKLNVLVNNAGIVIPGTVETCTEDQWRAVNAVSTDATFYGMKHAIPLMRESGEPCSIVNMSSIAGIVGVPYVFAYAAAKGAIRLMSKAAAVHCAQNGDKIRVNSIHPGGIVTPMTQAVGKQVAEAIAKDPRNKPSVRGTTPGEPDDIGYMVLYLASDESKYTNGAEMIVDNTVTSMEGIVP, from the coding sequence TTGGCGGGACGTGTTGAGGGCAAGGTCTGCATCGTCACTGGCGGTGCCATGGGGCTGGGCGAGTCGGATTGCCGGCTGCTGGCGCGCGAAGGCGGCAAGGTGATCGTCGCCGACATCGCCGACGAGAAGGGCAAGGCGCTGGCCGCCGAGATCGGCGCCGAATACTACCACCTGGATGTGACGAAGGAGGCCAACTGGGTCACCTTCCTTGCCCATGTGAAGGACAGATACGGCAAGCTGAATGTGCTGGTGAACAATGCCGGCATCGTCATTCCCGGGACCGTGGAAACCTGCACCGAGGACCAGTGGCGCGCGGTCAACGCGGTCAGCACCGACGCCACCTTCTACGGCATGAAGCACGCCATCCCGCTGATGCGCGAAAGCGGCGAGCCCTGCTCGATCGTCAACATGTCGTCCATCGCCGGCATCGTCGGCGTGCCCTATGTGTTCGCCTATGCGGCAGCCAAGGGCGCGATCCGGCTGATGAGCAAGGCGGCCGCCGTCCACTGCGCCCAGAACGGCGACAAGATCCGGGTGAACTCGATCCATCCGGGCGGCATCGTCACGCCCATGACACAGGCGGTCGGCAAGCAGGTGGCCGAGGCCATCGCCAAGGACCCGCGCAACAAGCCGTCGGTGCGCGGCACCACGCCGGGCGAGCCGGACGACATCGGCTACATGGTGCTCTATCTGGCGTCCGACGAAAGCAAGTACACCAACGGCGCCGAGATGATCGTCGACAACACGGTCACGTCCATGGAAGGCATCGTGCCCTAG
- a CDS encoding VOC family protein encodes MTERKGMPGLRGVEHIGLTVPDFDEAYDFFVNVMGFEPFYRHGPYKGDWMESTLNVHPDAEIRRVQQLCGGAGLNIELFEYASPDQKRQMPRNTDWGGHHIAIYVDDIDAAVDHLKAHGVRVMKGGDPGPEIASGPEAGARSCYFLTPWDFQMELISYPRGKAYEKDYESRLWDPRNPGQ; translated from the coding sequence ATGACCGAACGCAAGGGAATGCCAGGACTGCGCGGCGTCGAGCATATCGGCCTGACCGTGCCCGACTTCGACGAGGCTTATGACTTCTTCGTCAACGTGATGGGTTTCGAGCCGTTTTACCGCCACGGCCCGTACAAGGGCGACTGGATGGAAAGCACGCTGAATGTGCACCCGGACGCCGAGATCCGGCGGGTGCAGCAGCTGTGCGGCGGCGCCGGCCTGAACATCGAGCTGTTCGAATATGCCTCGCCCGACCAGAAGCGGCAGATGCCCCGCAACACCGACTGGGGCGGGCACCACATCGCCATCTATGTCGACGACATCGACGCCGCCGTCGACCACCTGAAGGCGCACGGCGTGCGGGTGATGAAGGGGGGCGACCCCGGCCCCGAGATCGCCAGCGGCCCCGAGGCGGGCGCGCGGTCATGCTATTTCCTCACCCCGTGGGATTTCCAGATGGAGTTGATCTCCTATCCCCGCGGCAAGGCCTATGAGAAGGACTACGAAAGCAGGCTCTGGGATCCGCGGAATCCGGGACAGTAG
- a CDS encoding histidine phosphatase family protein, giving the protein MSKPVRLYLIRHGQATGGWDQDMDPGLSELGWEQASEAAARLEHLGALPVISSPMRRTQETARPFTTQWKNAARIEPRISEIPSPSEDLEARKEWLAGVMAGTWSDPAAQNAGGYDLKAWRQGVIEAIREVREDTVFTSHFIAINVVAGHLLSDDRIVAFRPDNCSITVVENDGGTLRLVELGHEAVTEVR; this is encoded by the coding sequence ATGAGCAAGCCAGTCCGCCTTTATCTGATCCGTCACGGCCAGGCCACCGGCGGCTGGGACCAGGACATGGATCCGGGCCTGAGCGAGTTGGGCTGGGAGCAGGCCAGTGAAGCCGCCGCCAGGCTGGAGCATCTGGGCGCGCTGCCCGTGATCTCCAGCCCCATGCGCCGAACGCAGGAGACCGCCAGGCCATTCACCACCCAGTGGAAGAATGCGGCGCGGATCGAGCCGCGCATTTCCGAGATTCCATCGCCCAGCGAGGACCTGGAGGCGCGCAAGGAATGGCTTGCCGGCGTAATGGCCGGCACCTGGAGCGACCCGGCGGCCCAGAACGCCGGCGGGTACGACCTGAAGGCGTGGCGCCAGGGTGTCATCGAGGCGATCCGCGAGGTGCGCGAGGACACGGTGTTCACGTCGCACTTTATCGCCATCAACGTGGTGGCGGGCCACCTGCTGAGCGACGACCGGATCGTGGCTTTCCGGCCGGACAATTGCTCGATCACGGTCGTCGAGAACGATGGCGGCACGTTGCGGCTGGTCGAGCTGGGCCACGAAGCAGTGACGGAAGTCAGGTAA
- a CDS encoding alpha/beta hydrolase — protein MKTGMVTSEDGTHLFYRDTGGQLPVVVLIHGFLQNSLSWQRQFADEDLCAAFRLIAFDLRGHGRSNKPEAPEAYLDSARWADDVAAVLDELGIEKAVLAGWSYGGYVIADYLRKFGTGRLFGLVMAGTSLWLGGENSVRFLAPEIAAIFPRLVSSKPEKNIPALEAFTRNLTAEPLPESLHYECLGYTAVVPPVVRFNMLRRAADNTAVARDAHLPVLVPHGDADRLMPLASGRHLADSFPQARLSVYEGIGHAPFLEAAERFNSELFAFADAAYFQG, from the coding sequence ATGAAAACGGGAATGGTCACCAGTGAGGATGGCACCCACCTGTTCTACCGGGATACCGGAGGCCAATTGCCGGTCGTGGTGCTGATCCACGGGTTCCTTCAGAACAGCCTGTCGTGGCAGCGGCAGTTCGCCGACGAAGATTTGTGCGCGGCGTTCCGGCTGATCGCCTTCGACCTGCGCGGCCACGGCCGCTCGAACAAGCCGGAGGCGCCCGAAGCCTATCTTGACTCCGCGCGCTGGGCCGACGACGTCGCCGCCGTGCTCGACGAACTGGGCATCGAGAAGGCCGTACTCGCCGGCTGGTCCTATGGCGGCTACGTGATCGCCGACTATCTGCGCAAGTTCGGCACCGGGCGCCTGTTCGGCCTGGTGATGGCCGGCACCAGCCTGTGGCTGGGCGGCGAGAACTCGGTCCGCTTCCTGGCGCCCGAGATCGCCGCGATATTTCCCAGGCTGGTGTCGAGCAAGCCGGAGAAGAACATACCGGCACTGGAGGCATTCACGCGCAACCTGACCGCCGAGCCGCTGCCGGAATCGCTGCATTACGAATGCCTTGGCTATACCGCGGTGGTGCCGCCGGTGGTTCGCTTCAACATGCTGCGCCGGGCGGCGGACAACACGGCCGTGGCACGCGACGCGCATCTTCCCGTGCTGGTGCCGCATGGCGATGCGGACAGGCTGATGCCGCTCGCTTCCGGCCGTCACCTCGCCGACTCCTTTCCGCAGGCCCGGCTTTCGGTCTATGAGGGCATCGGCCATGCGCCGTTCCTCGAGGCGGCCGAGCGTTTCAACAGCGAGTTGTTCGCCTTCGCGGACGCCGCGTATTTCCAGGGATGA
- a CDS encoding methyltransferase domain-containing protein produces MSKLAAAGPNADQIEFWNGEGGEKFVRYQNALDLMLKPFGDEAIRRAGVKSGEAVLDIGCGCGDTSIDLAMAVGVTGEVVGVDISEPMLARAEYMAAQSELTNVFFEQADVEAGPMHADSFDLAFSRFGVMFFRHPVTAFSNVHTALRKGGRLAFACWQALPRNQWVSIQMQAVLPLVPPPPPMGPEDPGPFSFADQERVRGILSAAGFTDIAVEPFDTEVVLGGMQVLDDAVDFSMELGPAASLLKDAPSDVRDQARATVRAALESHQTKRGVMLAAGAWIVTATKK; encoded by the coding sequence ATGTCAAAGCTCGCGGCGGCCGGCCCCAATGCCGACCAGATCGAATTCTGGAATGGCGAAGGCGGAGAGAAATTCGTTCGCTACCAGAATGCGCTCGACCTCATGCTCAAGCCATTCGGCGACGAGGCGATCCGCCGTGCCGGCGTCAAGTCGGGCGAGGCCGTGCTGGATATCGGCTGCGGCTGCGGCGACACCTCCATCGACCTGGCCATGGCGGTCGGCGTCACCGGCGAGGTGGTCGGCGTCGATATTTCCGAGCCCATGCTGGCGCGCGCCGAATACATGGCCGCCCAGAGCGAACTGACAAATGTGTTCTTCGAACAGGCCGACGTGGAAGCCGGGCCGATGCATGCCGACAGCTTCGACCTGGCGTTCTCGCGCTTCGGCGTGATGTTCTTCCGTCATCCGGTGACGGCGTTCAGCAATGTCCACACGGCGCTGCGCAAAGGCGGAAGGCTCGCCTTCGCCTGCTGGCAGGCGCTGCCGCGCAACCAGTGGGTCTCGATCCAGATGCAGGCGGTGCTTCCGCTGGTGCCGCCGCCGCCGCCCATGGGCCCGGAGGATCCCGGTCCGTTCTCGTTCGCGGACCAGGAACGGGTGCGCGGCATCCTGTCGGCGGCAGGCTTCACCGATATTGCCGTCGAGCCGTTCGATACCGAGGTGGTGCTGGGCGGCATGCAGGTGCTCGACGACGCCGTCGACTTCAGCATGGAACTGGGCCCTGCGGCCTCGCTGCTGAAGGATGCGCCGTCCGACGTCCGCGACCAGGCGCGCGCCACGGTGCGTGCCGCTCTCGAATCCCATCAGACCAAGCGCGGCGTGATGCTGGCGGCCGGCGCGTGGATCGTCACCGCAACCAAGAAGTGA
- the ftsE gene encoding cell division ATP-binding protein FtsE encodes MIRFDNVGMRYGSGDEVLRDITFELQRGSFHFLTGRSGAGKSSLLKLMYLSERPSRGLISMMGVDIVTARRKALPRLRRNIGVVFQDYRLLDHLTAYDNVALPLRISGASRAEIRDYVEELLVWVGLKERMTARPSTLSGGEKQRVAIARAVINRPTVLLADEPTGNVDDEMAARLLRLFIELNRLGTTTVIATHDMGLVDSIEVPRLHLEAGQLVQLAPGVDPPNDLQNALRLPEEFPQAVGFARD; translated from the coding sequence ATGATCCGCTTTGACAACGTTGGAATGCGCTACGGTTCAGGCGATGAGGTCCTGCGCGACATCACCTTCGAGCTCCAGCGTGGTTCGTTTCACTTCCTGACCGGCCGCAGCGGTGCGGGAAAATCATCGCTGCTCAAGCTGATGTATCTGTCCGAACGCCCGTCCCGCGGTCTGATCTCGATGATGGGCGTTGACATCGTCACCGCCAGGCGCAAGGCGCTGCCACGGCTGCGCCGCAACATCGGCGTGGTGTTTCAGGACTACCGCCTGCTCGATCATCTGACGGCCTACGACAATGTGGCGCTGCCGCTGCGCATCAGTGGCGCGAGCCGGGCCGAGATCCGCGATTATGTGGAGGAACTGCTGGTCTGGGTCGGACTGAAGGAGCGCATGACGGCGCGGCCGTCGACCCTGTCGGGCGGCGAGAAGCAGCGGGTCGCCATTGCACGCGCGGTGATCAACCGCCCGACGGTGCTGCTCGCCGACGAGCCGACCGGCAATGTGGACGACGAGATGGCCGCGCGCCTGCTGCGTCTCTTCATCGAACTCAACCGGCTCGGCACCACCACGGTCATCGCCACCCACGACATGGGGCTTGTCGACAGTATCGAAGTGCCGAGGCTTCATCTGGAGGCCGGACAACTGGTACAACTGGCGCCCGGCGTCGATCCGCCGAACGACCTGCAGAATGCCCTCCGCCTGCCTGAGGAATTTCCTCAGGCGGTCGGCTTCGCCCGCGACTGA
- a CDS encoding FtsX-like permease family protein, whose product MLRQIRFLPSENIHGRLLPWVIAVMVFLAGLAMLVALGLQMTANTWHQGLAQSLTVQVINPDKAERDTEVAAALAALRATPGVASAVAETGDQVAALLEPWLGKGNVGPDLPIPALIDVRLADGPPVDVAALGAALVKVAPSARVDAHERWLADLLVLMRIVQWVGGMIVGLVGLATVAIIIFATRAGLATHRETVEIVHMMGAKDSTIAGAFQWRFLWVGIKGAVIGLIALGAGMGVVHLINQRLEGALLPQLVPPPEVLVSLLVLPLVAGLLTMLTARFAVMRALADMN is encoded by the coding sequence ATGCTGCGACAGATACGATTCCTGCCATCCGAGAACATCCACGGGCGTCTGCTGCCCTGGGTGATCGCCGTCATGGTGTTTCTCGCCGGCCTCGCCATGCTGGTGGCGCTCGGCCTGCAGATGACCGCGAACACCTGGCACCAGGGGCTGGCGCAGAGCCTGACCGTGCAGGTGATCAATCCGGACAAGGCCGAACGTGACACCGAAGTGGCCGCGGCGCTGGCGGCGCTGCGCGCGACGCCGGGGGTCGCTTCGGCGGTGGCCGAGACCGGCGACCAGGTCGCCGCGTTGCTCGAGCCCTGGCTTGGCAAGGGCAACGTCGGACCCGACTTGCCGATTCCGGCGCTGATCGACGTCAGGCTGGCGGATGGGCCGCCGGTGGATGTGGCCGCGCTTGGCGCCGCACTCGTCAAGGTGGCGCCCAGCGCGCGGGTCGACGCGCACGAGCGCTGGCTGGCCGACCTGCTGGTGCTGATGCGCATCGTGCAATGGGTTGGCGGCATGATTGTCGGCCTGGTCGGGCTGGCAACGGTCGCCATCATCATCTTCGCCACCCGGGCCGGCCTGGCGACCCACCGGGAGACCGTCGAGATCGTCCACATGATGGGGGCCAAGGACAGCACCATCGCCGGCGCGTTCCAGTGGCGCTTCCTCTGGGTGGGAATCAAGGGCGCCGTTATCGGCCTGATCGCGCTGGGAGCTGGCATGGGCGTGGTGCACCTGATCAACCAGCGGCTGGAGGGGGCGCTGTTGCCTCAACTGGTGCCGCCGCCCGAAGTGCTGGTCAGCCTGCTCGTCCTGCCGCTTGTCGCCGGCCTGCTCACCATGCTGACGGCCCGGTTCGCGGTCATGCGCGCGCTGGCCGACATGAACTGA
- a CDS encoding YdcF family protein, with protein MRRFVVFVLLAAAGWLIGFAAFVSSIPDKPPVNLRETDGIVVLTGAGSRLNQAIALLAAGHSGRLLISGVDARTNDPDLKKSLDLKSQTDSELFDCCIDVGREALDTVGNAQEIAAWAGKHGYRSLRVVTSDFHIRRSLLEIRRVAPDLVLVPHPVFSERIRPGLWWRDLASARILSREFNKLLVVWFKVNVYDRIAGAPAAA; from the coding sequence ATGCGCAGATTCGTCGTTTTCGTGCTGCTTGCCGCCGCCGGTTGGCTGATTGGATTTGCCGCGTTCGTCAGCAGTATTCCGGACAAACCGCCCGTCAATCTGCGGGAGACCGATGGCATCGTCGTCCTGACCGGCGCGGGATCCCGGCTCAACCAGGCCATCGCGCTGCTGGCGGCGGGACACAGTGGCCGGCTGCTGATCTCGGGCGTCGACGCCCGGACCAACGACCCTGACCTGAAAAAAAGCCTGGATCTCAAGAGCCAGACCGATTCCGAACTTTTCGATTGCTGCATCGACGTGGGCCGGGAGGCGCTCGATACGGTCGGCAACGCCCAGGAAATCGCCGCCTGGGCAGGCAAGCACGGCTACCGGTCGCTGCGGGTGGTGACGTCGGATTTCCACATCAGGCGGAGCCTGCTCGAGATCAGGCGCGTTGCACCCGACCTTGTTCTGGTGCCGCATCCGGTGTTCAGCGAGCGGATTCGGCCAGGTCTGTGGTGGCGCGACCTCGCTTCCGCCCGTATCCTGTCCCGCGAGTTCAACAAACTCCTGGTGGTGTGGTTCAAGGTCAACGTTTACGACCGGATCGCCGGGGCACCGGCGGCCGCATGA
- a CDS encoding lysophospholipid acyltransferase family protein — protein sequence MTIFRSLLFNLLLWIWTAIAVIGFVPLLLGPARWAVKAQSGWSTGAEWLIRHVVGITWRERDRENLPEGPVIVACKHQSVYETIVMQMRLRDPAIVMKRELLNIPLYGWYSRRMGMIPIDRNASSSAMRQMLRAAEAAVAQGRPILIFPEGTRAAPGAPAHYHPGVAGLYRHLKVPVVPVALNSGLFWGRNTVHKHAGTVTLQYLPVIEPGLDRRAFMAEMEERIETATAALLEESGFCG from the coding sequence ATGACCATATTCCGATCCCTCCTGTTCAACCTGCTGCTCTGGATCTGGACGGCCATCGCCGTGATCGGCTTCGTGCCGTTGCTGCTGGGCCCGGCACGCTGGGCGGTCAAGGCGCAGAGCGGGTGGTCGACGGGCGCCGAGTGGCTGATCCGCCATGTGGTCGGTATCACGTGGCGCGAGCGCGACCGTGAGAACCTGCCGGAGGGTCCGGTGATCGTGGCCTGCAAGCATCAGTCGGTCTACGAGACCATCGTGATGCAGATGCGCCTGCGCGATCCGGCGATCGTCATGAAGCGCGAATTGCTCAACATCCCGCTCTATGGCTGGTACAGCCGCCGCATGGGGATGATCCCGATCGATCGCAACGCCTCTTCGTCGGCCATGCGCCAGATGTTGCGAGCCGCCGAGGCGGCGGTGGCGCAGGGCCGGCCGATCCTGATCTTTCCCGAAGGCACCCGCGCGGCGCCGGGGGCGCCGGCCCACTATCATCCGGGTGTCGCCGGGCTTTACCGGCACCTCAAGGTTCCGGTGGTGCCCGTGGCGCTCAACTCGGGACTCTTCTGGGGGCGCAACACGGTGCACAAGCACGCCGGCACCGTAACCTTGCAATATCTGCCGGTGATCGAGCCGGGGCTCGACCGCCGCGCCTTCATGGCCGAGATGGAGGAGCGCATCGAAACCGCGACCGCCGCGCTGCTCGAGGAATCCGGATTCTGTGGATAA